Part of the Perognathus longimembris pacificus isolate PPM17 chromosome 1, ASM2315922v1, whole genome shotgun sequence genome, GCAATCAACTCCGGCCCACTGAGCCAGGCTGTGGTGGAACTGCCCTGGGGTGTGGAGGGCCTGCCCTGGGGTGCAGAGGTGCTGCCCTGGGGTGCGGAGGGGCACACCCAGGGGGTCATGACAGGTGGCAGAACCAGCAACTTCATGGAGCCCATGGCCTGAAAAGAGAGGGGGACATTGGTTCTATGCAGAGGCTGGAGTGTGTGCATGGAGGGAGGGCGTGTCTGGGCAGGAGAGGGGTTCAATCTCACCTGCTGAGGAGGCTCAGCCAGGTACAAAGGAACACGCTGTCCACGTGGCAGCAGAGGATCCAAGAGAAAGAAGTCTTCCCGACACATCACTGGGATTCCTAGGGAGGAGAgcaaggtgggtgggtgggtgggtagccTGGGGGAACCCACCCCTGGCTCCCACTGGGAGGCATTGCAGTGGAATTTGTGAgcatgggggatggggaggggagggagggggagtacCTGGATCTCTGGGCATTGGTTGTCTGTTGTGAGGATGCCCTCCAGGGGGCGCTGGGTGAGGACCCCCCCTGCCAGCCACCTCATACAAAGTGTAGAAAGAAGGATGATACACGGTCCGGTTAGAGAATGAGCTGCCTGATCCACAGCTGGGCCCCTGTGGAAGGCAGGGAAGGTCACTGGAGCCTCTGCCCCTTCCCAAGACACCCTAAGCCAGAGCCACAAACTCTCTCCAACTTACCCATGTCACATTAGATCTTGTTTTAACCTCGTAGTTAGGATCCCATGGTGACAGAACAGCCATCCTGGAAGGGGTCACCTCCCAAGCCATCTGAGGGGTAGGTGGGACTGGGGGTGGGGAACATGTGAAAAGATCAGAACAGGCCCACCAGCTACAGGTGGGGCTGAAGGGGTGGAACACAGACTTAGCAGGAgttgggccctgagttccaactcccAGTACCACACATTAGGCcctgtgttggtggctcacgcctgtcatcccagctactcagaaaggtaCGATCTGAATACAGAAGTTcatagccaacctgggcaggaaagtcagtgagactcatctccaaaaaaccaccaaaaagccagaagtggagctgtggctcaagtgatacaggaccactcactctctctctctcttttttttttttttttttttttttgctagtcctggggcttggactcagggcctgagcactgtccctggcttctttttgctcaaggctagcactctaccacttgagccacaacgccacttctggccattttctgtatatgtagtgctgggaaatctaatctagggcttcatgtataggaggtgagcactctgaCACtcagccatatccccagccccccagcaccACTctcaatggcggggggggggggggaagcttgtGAGGGAAGTCTTTGCGACTCTaattagtaaaaagccagaagtggaagtgttgctcaagtggtaaagcaccagccttgagtgggaagaggctgggcaggggcagtgcccaggactgggaaggaaagtgtgAGGGTGGATGGGGTGAGGGTGGTGAGGCCTGAGCCTACCTGGGTTTGCAGGGGGCCGCTGGGTCACCAGATGCGGGGGGCAGCGAGGCAGCAGCTCCTGCTGGACCCAGGGCCCGGCCCGTAAGTGCAAGGGGCCGGAGACCTGAAGATGGAGGCTGAGGGAAAGGACAAAATGCTCTGCTGGGGTGCCCACGGCCCCCACCTTCCCGCAGCGCCACCTCAGGCCTCCCCCGTGGGCCTCCCGCGTGGGCATTCCCACTCTGGGCTCCCTCCGTTGGCCTCCCAACGTGGGCACTCCCCCACCATGGGCACTCTCCAGTGGGCCTTCCCCGCGGGTTTCCCCCATGGATCTCCCCACCAGCCTCCCCCTCTTCCGTGGGCATCCTCCCCATGGGCCTCTCCCCCGTGGGCACTCCCCACGGTGGACACTCCCGTGGGCCTCTCCCCATGGGCCTCCCCCCTGCGGGCACTCTCCCGTGGGCCTCTCCCCTGCGGGCCTCCCCCATGggcctccacgccccccccccccgcggaccTCTCCCCCGTGGGCCTCCACTCCCCCCCGGGGCCTCTCCCCTGTGGGCCGCCACTCTCGCCCCCCGCGGGCCTCCCCCCTCGCAGACCTCTCCCCTGGGGGCCTCCACTACCCCCGTGGGCCTCCCCCTCTCCCGTGGGCGTCCCCCACATGGGCCTCTCCCCCGTGGCACTTCCCACCGTGGACACTCTCCCGTGGGCCTCTCCCCCGTGGGCACTCCCTGCCGTGAGCCTCCACTCCCCCCCGCGGGCCTCCCCCCTTGCGCGCCTCTCCCCTGTGGGCCTCTCCCCCGCTGGCCTCCCCACcagcacaacccccccccccccgcctcccctgagAGCctcgccccctcctccccacggGCCTCTCCCCCGTGGGCCTCTACTCCCCCCTGCGGGCCTCCCCCATCACAGACCTCTCCCCCGTGGGCCTCTCCCCCGTGGGCCTCACCCCCTGAGGgcctcttcccccccccagcacaacaccgcccccccacgccccctcaGGCCTCCCCTGCGGGCCTCGccctctcacccccaccccaccccccgcaggcCTCCCTCACGGCAGCGCCTGTCCTCACCTGTCTGGGGTCCATGTTACCCCCGCCAGCTCTCCGGGACACCAGGCCGAGTTCTGCCCGCCGCTCGCACCCAGCTCCTCCGCGGCCTTTCCCTCTGCGGCCTCCTCCATCGGCTCCTCCACGTCCTCCTGGCCCGGCTCCTGCTCCTCCacgtcctcctcctctcctggctCCTGCTCCTCCACGTCCTCCTCGCCCGGCTCCTCCATGTCCTCTTCGCCCGGCTCCTCCGCGACCGCCCTGCCTCGCTCCTTCATGCCCAGCTCCTCTGTGCCCCCGTCGCCCGCGCCCTCGAGCGCGGACGGCCAGGACAACATGCCGAGTGCGCGTGAGGGAGGCCGGGTCCGCGCGGCCGAGCCCTGCGTCACGTGGCCTCCCTGGCGTCGCCCCCGCCGAAGCCTACGCAGCTCCCACCTCGCATTTCCCGCCAGGGGCGGCTCCCGCCCCCGCCAACTCCAGCGCGCCCCCTGGCCGCAGGGCTGGAAATGCCTGCGACGTGCGTGCATGCGCGCTAGCCTCACGCATTAGAGCACGCACGCGTGGAGCACGCACTCGTGCGGCCTCACTTGCTAGAGCACGCATGCGCACTGGCTCATTCACAGACAAGAGGGCGCACGCGCTGGTCACTCACAGACACGCGCACACCTGAGGGCCGACCCAGGGCCACAGGCCTTTTATTGCGCTCTCGCACCTGCAGGGCTCCCACCCAGGCCCGGCCCAGCCGCACGGCAGCTGAGGGCACAAGGCGTCCCCGCCAAGTCCTGGTTTCGGGCAGAAGCCTGGCATCTTCCATGCCTCCACCCCTAAGGGCTCTCCAGCAGCGCACGGACCATGGCGGCAACGTGGGGGAggcccccgcccgggcccccctCATCTTCCAGGATGTGGCGGGGCTGGCACAGGGACTCCTGAGGGGAGGGCCGGGTCAGGTCCGGGTCCCCTGTACGGGGAAGGAGGTCCCGCCAGACATTGCCCCCTAGGGGCCGAGGTACCACACAGCCAATATAGCACGGAGACTACACAGAGGTCAAGGCGGGGACAGGAGGTCAGGGACAGGTCAGGGACAACAGATCGGGACATGGTCGAGGTCAGGCTGGCACATGGATGCCTGGCACAGCAGGAGCAGACGAAAACACACAGCACACAGCTAGTCTGTACAGTTTATACACAGCTAGGGACCCAGCTTGGGCCCCACTGCATCATCTACAAATATAGAATTCTCTCTACAAAACAGATAATTTAGCCCCCCATAGCAGcaagtggggggagagggaaagattcCAGCGCCCCTGGGGGGCAGAGTAGGCGGGGTGGGAGTGGCCATGAAGGCACCATCAGCAGAGACCGGGAGGGGCTACAGGAGGGAGGCCAGAGATTCTGCCCAAGGTCTGGGCACACCAGAGGAGAGGGCTCTGAGGTCAGTGTTCGTGAGCGGGGACACTAGTGTCTTTGGTAGGGTCTGAAGGCACCACCGGTGGGGACAGGGTTGGTAGGAGTCATAAAtagaagagggggagaggagaggtgacTTCAGTCCTAGGAACCCAGAAGCCGAGTGTAGACAACATAGAGCAGCAGCATGAAGGCCATGTAGAAGAAGATGAAGCCGCCCAGACCAGAGGGGGGCCAGACAGGCGGAGGGGCCTTGCTCCCCACCCTCAGTGCAGCCTCCAGTGTGGTCTGTAGGCCCTGGACAGTGCCCTGGAGGAGATCCGAGGGCGAGCagaggtcagcctgggaagggagggcaggacaGATGGACAAGGACAAAGGACAGTCAGCAGCAGCACCCagacctccctcccaccccctcacaTGCCATGGCTAGAGCCACACCAACACAGACATGCAGGGCAGGACACATGCAGACGGAGCATGCAGACATACTTTCTCTAGGAGCAGACACCCCTGTGAACAGAACCCCACCATCCATGCATGGTGCTCAGCTGAACCCAAGAAACCACCACCCTTTAGAGCCAAGATCAGACCCCATACCTCAGGCACCCCCATTTTTCGACAGGCTTCTAAGAAATTCTCCACATTCTTCTGAGACTTGAAGGCACTGAGCTTTGGCTGGAGGTAGGGAAGAAGGGTGAGGAAGAGAACCTGGGAACGTGGGTGccacccccttcctcttcccttgggCCCCAACTGACCACAGCAGGTGAGGGCACATGAATGAAGGGCACAGAGCGGGGCCGCAGCTGGTTGGCCAGCTGACAGAGGATGACCCCATTGGCCAGAGCCTCGGTGAGGTCCTCGGGTAGGGGCTGTTGCAGCCGTGACTCAAGAACCTGGAAACAGGAGAGAGGAGCATGTGGTGTTGGCAGGAAACACGTACCAGGTGGGTGCCAGGTGGAAAAGAGGGTATTGAAGGAGCCCTGATAAAgggcactttatttttttttacagtaattaTCTTTATTCTCAATTTGATAAAAGCattttatatatactttacaGTATAAACAAATTAAGTGctatatattttgtttataaagTGACATAAATTTCAGACATTATATAATTCAATTTGtacaaaaaagtaaatttttaaataaactttggtTAGTAGAACTGGTTGTATATACTGTCAAATCCATTTCCAAAGTTGTTTAAAAAGACATAAAGGGCACTTTAAGAGGCTGAGTCCAAGtctggagctggtagctcacgcctacaatcctaactactcaggaggctgagactggaggattgcGATAGCAagtcggcctgggcaggaaaatctaggagactcttatctccagttaactattaaaaagccagaagtggaactgtggcttaagtagtagaatgctagctttgagcaaaaaagctcaaggaccacacccaggctctgagttcaagctccagaaccagcacaaaaagaagaagaaaagagaagaggttaAGCCTATGCCTGGCCCATGCAGACCCCACCCCTGCTTACCTGGCGTAGTTGGGACATTAATTCTTTCTGGTCCATATCTCGGGGCGACGGCCGAAGTCTCACGGCAGAGTCTGGTGAGGACAGGCCTAGTAGGAAGAGGAGGGCATCACTATCTCCCACCCCACGGCATTGATTAGATGGTGCCCACTGCCTGGCACCCTTTGAGGGGGGACCTGGAGAGAAGTGCAGGTGCAGCTgaggcagagctggggagggcagggagaccCACCTGGGCCACTCTGAGAGGACGACCGGAAGAGGAAGCTGTTTGGTCTCTGAATGGAGCTGAGTGGCCGGGGAGCAGGTGCTATCCCTTGGTGGGGGGGACAGAACCAtgtaagaaagaaagacatcttCTCCTCTCAGTGTTCCACTTGTCCCCCACAGGCCACCAATCCCACGCACCCCCATCCTTCCCTCCACATCCCCATCCTACCTGGTCCAGCTATGGAAACAGGCTCTGGGGTGAGAGGAGCAGGTACAGGAGCTCCCTGTCCCCCAGATGCTCCCAGCTGGGTAGTGCTGGGTTTGGGGGGGCCactgaggagacagagagagcatTAGAGGGTGGGTCAAAGGGAAGGGTGGAAAGCGGGATCAGAGAGGAACCTACTTGTAGGCAGCCTGGGTGGACACGAGTGGGGCGGTGCCTCCCCCGGCAGCCCGGAGCCCCAGCTTCAGGAAACTGGAGGAAGCAGGAGAGGCAGAGTCAGTGCCACTGGGCGAGCCACAGACCCACGCAGCCCTCTCTCTCCAGAGGTGCTCTGGGGTCCCAGCCTCCAGCGGGAGTCCCCCAGGGCTCAAGCGCCCTCACCTGTCCTTCCTGGgggctccccagcccccactctgcTGCTGTTGCCGCCGCTCCCGTTCCTGCCACAACTGCAAGGAGTCTGGGCGCCTCCGCTCCTCCCCGGCAGGCTCCTCTCGCCTGAGGGGGATGGGGTAGTTGAGTAAAGAGGGGGGCCAGGGTTGTGTGTACAGGGTCTAAGTGTGGGCTCAGGGTCTGGTGTACCTGCTGCTTAAtgccctctccccatcccctggCACAGGGCTTAATTCAGGTGTCTGCTGCTCCTAGAGAGAGAACAAGGGCTGAGAAGCCTGGTTCTCCAGGCCTGCACAGGTGCCTCCCCACCCCAACTAGAGCCCTTGCCTTGAGGAGGGGCATGGCAACATCCTCACCTCAGCAGTACCACGATCTTCCTCCCCAGGAACATGGCTGTCAATGAAGTCAATCTGGTCTGGGTCCCCATCCGCTGGA contains:
- the Sap25 gene encoding histone deacetylase complex subunit SAP25, which translates into the protein MHARRRHFQPCGQGARWSWRGREPPLAGNARWELRRLRRGRRQGGHVTQGSAARTRPPSRALGMLSWPSALEGAGDGGTEELGMKERGRAVAEEPGEEDMEEPGEEDVEEQEPGEEEDVEEQEPGQEDVEEPMEEAAEGKAAEELGASGGQNSAWCPGELAGVTWTPDSLHLQVSGPLHLRAGPWVQQELLPRCPPHLVTQRPPANPVPPTPQMAWEVTPSRMAVLSPWDPNYEVKTRSNVTWGPSCGSGSSFSNRTVYHPSFYTLYEVAGRGGPHPAPPGGHPHNRQPMPRDPGIPVMCREDFFLLDPLLPRGQRVPLYLAEPPQQAMGSMKLLVLPPVMTPWVCPSAPQGSSTTAWLSGPELIALTGLLQMSQGEQRHRPLEAPSASASASASASLPEPDSNPKETSGGQSCCDNTSPSVTQGPDSHGP